The genomic stretch TCacatcataaacaaaaattatatgCACAAAGgcaggctaaacctgcttataattgtgcctaagagtctccccctgagtacctctttgctgctcagatgcagccctctctctctagctaagccaacaaggcaggtgaagtcactgccctcccccctatgtgggacctgactcccaggggtgtaaatacccctggcaatgcaggatatgactcccaaggatgaatccgGACCCgacattgtggaattgagaacatcttcttgaccaaaaggggaatgtgaaatgaaacaaaataaagcctcaatggctgagagatatcaaatggagttgcgaggtcactctggtggacattcttatgcactatatagataacgctttttaggttttcatgtattggaatagctagaagtaaatacctgaaactatcaaactgcaacccagtagccttgactcttgaagacgattgtataacaatgtagcttacaaagtgtgattgtgaaaaccttgaggatcacactccctttatccagtgtatggatggatgagtagaaaatggggacaacaactaaacgaaaaacagggtgggatgggggggtgattggggtgtttttttttttacttttattttttactcctatttttattctttctgttataaggaaaatgttcaaaaatagatcagggtgatgaatgcacaactatatgatggtactatgaacagttgattgtacaccacagatgattgtatggtatgtgaatacagctcaataaaactgaattaaaaaaaattatttacccAGATGAACTGAATAcctaaatgagaaaaacaaatattcagaaacttttaaatgtgaaatatttatagaataaatatagattatttaaagaataaatatgaaCATCTATAAAAGTTAGTTTTAAAAAAGTACCTGGTAAagagtaagtaagtaagtaaatattAACAACtatctttatcatcatcatcactaccatcATCATCTATGACCTATGggcaagaaagaaatttaaaataagagaTCAAAAGcacaaatcattaaaaaattaaaaccaaacacCCCATGGCCTACAATGGCCTGCTCCAGCTGGTTCTCTCTTCCCCCATTCCTGTCTGCTGTCAGCTTCTCCACTCCCTTCTTAGCTCACCACGCTCCAGCTTCTTTACTGTTCCTGAGGCATGCCAGCAATGCTCCTGCCTTGAAGTCTTTGAGCTGCTTCTCCTTGAACACTCTTCCCTTTGCAGCCATGTGGATCACTTCCTcatctccttcaagtctttgttcaGAGGTACCTTTTCAGTGAAATCTATACTAACCACCCTAGTTAACCTTGAAACCCTACCCCCTAGGAAAATGAAGAGACCACTAGGAAATACCATTTCATTCATGGATAAAAGATTGGAAGAAGTTTTAGAAAATCTAAGGATATCAAGTGCAAATGAtaatgtggggaaataggaattCAAACATGGCTGGTAGCATGTAAACTAGAATAataacactttggagaacaatttggcTACAATCTAGCAACGCCATTTTGAAGTATATATTCTAGAGAAACTTTGGGTCAGGTACATAAAGAGACACAAAGAAGCTTCAGGGGAGTATTGATTACAATAGTGAACACCAGGAAAAAGTAAAAGTCCGTAagtagaagaatgaataaataaactgtggtatagtcatacaatggattGCTAGTAGATCCACACATAGTAGTACAGGCACATCTCAAAATTGATACttagtagaaaaaaaaaagaacaagttttAACAGGATAGGTAcagtatgaaaatatttatgtaaaatttagACATAGAAAACAGTATAAGTTTatgataaaacaaaatagcacaGAGTacagattctggagccagacttccTGTATTAGAATCCTGGTTTTACCAACTACTAGCTGAGTTACCTTGAGCAAGTCACGTAATCTCTCTGGGTCTCGATttccttatttgaaaaataaggacaataacTCTACATGTTAAGTTgttaagtgcttagaacagtgcctggtacatagtaagttcCATATAATTGTTAGCTCTTAGAATGTAGTAAAAGTATTAAAAAGTAGCTAAGATAAATACATACTAATTTTAGGACAAAGAAACCtctgggaaggaagagaagaaaaagggatTGAGGATAAAAGAACCTTCAACTGTATttgcattcttttatttcttaaaaaatggTTTCAAATAAATATGGCAAAACAATTTTTGTTAATTAGGGGGTAAGGACATGGGTGTTTATTATATAATTCTGTTTTTGAACTAgttcaatgggaaaaataagacaaaagaaaagTTGAGACAGTGAGTATAAACTCTTCATTTGTAGAGCTTCTCTTTGACggaaggggagagagggaaaggcagtagcagttttaaaaactgaatggCACAGTGAATGCATCAAAACAGCCTTcaaggaatgaaaataaatgccCTTTCCCATATGGATTTCAACAGTGTTTCGATAGTGGGGATTGCAGGGAAAATATACCCACAGTATCTAAATCTGAAAGTCACGGTCAATTTAATCTGCATTTAGTGCCTACCTGCAAAGAGCCCTACACTTTACTAATCAGAGAGGAGTCAAAAGAATGCATCTTTAGGAAGCTCACTGGGGAGGCAAAATTTATATACACGTGGAACAAGACAAAAAAGTTCACAACAGACTGTAATAAAGTCACAAATACATGGTTGAAGGAGTAAATGCTATGTTTTGATGGAGTCTAATTTCTTGGATATTTGAATAGTTCTTAGCAGCTAATAACTAGCTGTATAAGATTAAGAGTTTTACATGTTGATTCTGGGTTACTTTGAAACAATCTTAATTAAACCTTGAACTTTTCAGAAAATAATCTCCTTAAAGGAGATTATTAATGCTTACATCTCAAAAGAAGTAAGAACTCTAATTTTACCCTATAGAAAAGAGTATGCCTAACAGAATGTGTTTTTACCCAAGAATTATACATCTATATTATATCCTTCAGCAAGGGATAATGCTAAGAGAGAGCTTGAAGAtccataaaaaaacaaatgaaactaaTATAAGTAGGGGAACAATCACTTATGGATACTGTTGACAATACCTTTGTAGGGAGAAAAACATTTACACATTAGCATAGTATTTTAATGGTTAAGCCATGAACTTTGGGGCTAGACCTGCTTTTGAGCCACAGCTCTGCCACATAACAGCATTATGACCTGGACAAGTTgtttaatctctctaagccttggtTTCTGCATAAGGCtgttgtgaagaataaatgagataggCAGGGTGGCGGCGGTGGTGGCAGTGGCCGCGGTGTTGGGCTGCGCTGCACAGCGGTTGTGAGGCCAAGCCCATGGCTTCCTTGGCCTTTCTTTCATCCAGCATTGTGGACTATTCCAAGAGCAAGAACTTCTACCACTGCAGCTACTGAAAGCTGTTGCAATGACATGTGGGCATATTCCCTGACAGTACAGGACCATCAGGACCTTATAGCTCAATGATGGTGCGTAAGTGGGAAATATGTGTAGTGCTCAAGCCTGTCATAAATCAAACGTTGTCCTCAGTAAACAATAAGGTATTGGTTTCAGCCATCAAAATCTCagaagaaatttttgaaaaaacgTTGAAATTTCTGGCTAAAGTGGAGATTTCCAAAGGAAATTGTGAGGTCCAATGTTCCAAGTTGGCCTCCAGTTCCACTCCCCTCAGCCAATTTGGGACTGTCTTCAACATGTACTTTCCAAGATGAGTCCATGGATTCTACAATGGAGGATGCTGTTGCAAGTGACTTTGTATTAGTAAACAAATTGGATATACGGTGTGACTTAAAACACTGTGTGATGACCTCACAGAGAGCTGAGagtgaagagaagaaaggaaaaaactcaGCGAATCTCATGAATTGATTCAGTCACAAGCAATAGGAGAGAAGCTGGGCTCTGTGAACCATCACATTCAATAAACATACAGTTCCTAAGCCAGGTACTGAAAGTCTGATATCATGTTATatgaaatgcttttcttttcGTTTGAGTCAATGTTAATTCCTGGGCCCTACCatcatttaaaaagatgaattatGAAATTTTTTGTGAAATAGAACTCTGTTTCATACAATTTATTACCTGGATTCAGAGGAACAAATCAAGTCTTTTATAAACTATTATGTTTAAAAAGCCTGAAATAATAGCTTTATTAATTTGTCCCCAAATATAGGCATTTAAAAAGGgttctatttcttcttacttTCTTAGGgcctcaaaagtttgaaaatcagATTTTTGTCAGTGGAGAAGTATGAAActaaacattcttatttttggcattgagacaaaataaattataagtaTTATGGTTGAAATACAGATGTAAAATTCTTccatttatcattacatttctttttttacgtaataataaattttagttaaaaatttaaaaaaaaaacccccaCATAAATGAGATAATCCTGCAGAGTAATTTGGTACAGTGCCTAGACATACAGGATACACTTAAATGCCAGTTCTAGTATCCTAGTGGCCTCAACTTTTATAATTCTACCTACTTAATACTTATCTTGGACttgatttttgaaataatttttaaatattttcattccaCTAGAAAATTGTAATCATCTCATAAGATAAATACTTGCTCTTGGAGAACACTAGCTCCTGGAGCCTTGAGCTGCCATGTGAGACCCTCAAGTAACCGGGCTGTGAGAAAGTCCGTCAAATGGAGAAGCCAAAGGAAGTGTTTCCATCAATAGTCCTGGCTAAGCCTAGTCTTTGAGTCATCCCAGCTCAGGAGGCCGACACAGAATGAAGAGCCTCCAGAAGATCTTAGCCCTTAGTCTTCCCAGCTGGTTGACTCTTCCCAGATAAGGCCCCAGATATTATGGAGTAGAGATAAGCCATCCCCAATATGCCCTGTCTAAATTTTTGTCTGACAGTCTCTGAGAGCATAATGGTCATTTTAAGatactaagttttggggtggtttataGTAGATACATCAGAACTATAGACTATAGATAACCATAATCGCATACAGACAGACAGATTACAGATAATGTATAACATATAAGATAGAACATGTATGACACATAGATTATAGATAATGGGAGCTAAAGAATCAAATAAACAAAGAGGTCCATagaggaatttaacaaaggattatgaatactgaatctttatataatttctttttcttagctgctagggtattagaatagctagaagaaagaaTTGAATtgatggaactataacccatagcatcctttaaaatttgttctatagccactcattaaatttaatttgaaagctatcacctttttggatatatgttatattttacaataaggaaataactgaaactatggtactatactcataacaactttgcaagtttcctatgtatctacttgttaaatcatactttgaaagatattagctttttgtatatatattatattgcataatagggaaatacctgaaactgtggaactgtaacttataatattctttgaaatttgctctctaactatttgttaaattgcacttggaaggtTATCACTTctatttatatgttatatattacaatcaaaaaatgataattaaaaaaataagaggtcCATAGAAAGTCTATGACCATTCCTGTAATGGCTGCTTCCTGAAGGCAGTATCACGTGGAACTTCCTAACCTCAGCATCCGGAGTTCCAGGAAGGGATAAAATTACATAGATATATACCCCATTTCTTTGGAATCTTTAGCTCTCAAGACCCCAGCATCATGACCTGTTTCAACAAAATTGTTGCTAGTCCTCATTCCACTGCTTTTGGTGCTGCCTGTAGTTGAAGCAGTAGAAGCAGGAGATGCAACTGCTGTCTTGTTAGGTGTAGTTCTCAGCATTTCAGGCATTTGTGCTTGATTGGGGGTATAAGCGCAAAAGAGAAATGGACAGGTGTGACCGACCTTCAAGGGCCTCCTAAATCAAACCTCATCCTGAAAACTACTGAGGTTAAAACTGAGCTACGGTTTCTGAAAGTTCCCAAGAAACAGACAGTAGATGAGATAATTTCACATTCCTAGATGTCTCCCTATGAATAGAAACAAATTGATGTATGTTAAATGGGGGGAAAATGTTCTCTTCACATCAAAGAAAGCACTAAGAAAAAACAGACTATAATTCCTATTTGCTAATTGTAAAGTAGCTGAAATAAATAATATGACTGAAATTTGCATAAATAACATTCCATAGTTTCAGACGTCTCAAAGCTCACGAAATAGTAAGAAGGAAGCTTTTACACAGAATCCTAGGTAATCACCATTGTTCCTTTATAATCACTGTCTCCTGAATTGTTGCGAAGTCTTTTCTccatgttttaattaaatttttgtttttttttcccaaggtaATACTGTACTTGGATATGAAATTTAGTCAAAAATTGAAACCTTTAaatctttggagaaaaaaattggaaaaatgtaTTCAATGTATGTAATATTGCAATGGGGAAAAAGATTTAAtgtaaaaaaacttttattttgtgtgtatggtaatgaaaatgttcaaaaattaattttggggatgaatgcacaattatataatgctactgtgaacaataaatgtatgttttgtatgatgcatggtatgtgaatatatctcagtgaaaatgaattaaaaaaaaaacacctttataTTGATTAAGTGACTAACGTCCTTTGGTGAGAGGTACTATATTAAGTATAAATACAttatgttgttaaaaaaaaaaaaagaaaatatataaccaactccctcattttaaagatgaggaaactgagacaagtCTATGGTTCTCCGATGAGTGACAGATCTGGGACAAGCATTTCACTGCCAGTCCCAGGCTCTTTCCAAAATGCAATTACTTCACAATATAACCCTACTACATTATAAAAGCCTATTACTACTTCTTAATATTATTCAAACTGCAATATTTCAGGATGAAAAGACTCTATGTACTCTCTGTCCAAGGCCAAGACGTAATTACATTTATATTTCTGGATACAGATAGTTTATCCTTGTAGCCCAGGCAAAtgacaggcactcaataaatgttttttgaagtGAAGAATTACTAAATCAAGACAGATGAAAAAAACTGTAAATGGtgcagcttggatctgcagtggTTGTGTatgagaaatagaaaaagcattctcagttttgaaaataaaactatcatttctcacccccccccacacacaattattaaattttggaaaacttaCTGAGGACAATCTTTGCAATCCCTACAACAATGCCTCAAATATAAGTGCTCAATGTTTATCTTTtgatgtatatataaatgtaagtatatatttataaatgcattGTGGTATTTTGAAGCTGtaggtatcccagaaaaacatgttcttaaacttaatccattcctgtgggtgtgaacccattgtaaataggacatttttatgaagttacttcagtgaaggcatggcccaggatgggctttagtcctattactggagtcctttataagcaaaatgaaactcggacagaaaaagccatggagggagcagccagaaactgaaatcaactgaacaaagaagagaagggagagaccagaggaAGCCACCATGTGCATCACAATATGACaggctaaggaccaaggatcacggGCAGCCATCCCCAGAAGGCCACGGTGCtcgaggagaaagcatcaccttgatgacgccttgacttggactttcttttagcctcaaaactgtgagataataaatacccagtgtttaagctgacccattacatggtattttcttgagcagccaaagaaactgaaacaggcatatttatatttataaatagtaTGCTTGTATGGTATATATAAacataactatatatataattaaaggTATAACCTACTAACTGCTTCTAAATATGCATTCTCCCTTGTTCTTTAATAATGTAAGTTTTAGCTGGGTACATGCCTCTTGCTAAAGACTATGCTTCCAAGCCTTATTTGACTTTAGATATGGCCAGTGACAAGTTTTTACTGATGGAATGAATAGAATGGATATATGCAACTTCCTTTCAAAAGTACTTTTCCAAAATCCATTaactggtaaatggataaacaaaatgtgggatagcTATTCAAAGGAATATACTGTTCTGCAATAATAAGTAACAAACTACCTATATACAACATAGAATTgctgaatctcaaaaatattactctaagtgaaagaagccagatacaaaagagtacatattgtatgattttatttatatgaaatttccagaaaaggcaaacacagaaagcagatcagagaTAGATGGGGATTGACTGCAAATGAGTATACGGGAACTTtatgaggtgatgaaaatattccaaaactggattgtggtaatggatgcacaatGTGTACAAATTCACTAAATATCATTGAACAGCGTAGTTCAATATAGGTGAATTTTTGGTATGtaaactatacctcaataaagctgttaaataaaaagttttaaaaaatctagcTAGAATCTTTCTGCAGTAGGTGAAGAGGAAAAGTAAGACTTCTAAATCATTGGTATAAAGCTTCACTGGTCCTTTCCAGTCCCGTTTTAAAACTGTGTCTATAGATTTATATGTATGCGTTTAGACATATTATTGTGGCAGAGACTACTGAAATTGTTCCCCAGCATgcattttgcttcttcctttagtAGTTTCGACTGGGCTCATGGTTACCCATCTGAAGATTATCTTTACCAGCCTCCTGAGCAGCTTGGTGTGCTTTATGCTGATACACCACTTCCTGAAAGGGGCCACTCTCCACTTCCTTTCCTCTATGGCAGGCAGATGGCAAGAGCTCTGGTAGCTCCTTGAATCCAGTGATGGCAGCAGCATGTAGGATAGCAGAGCCACCTGACTAACTCTGGACCTCTCAACCCTGGaatgtatatgaaaaacccactggaTTTTAGGATAACACAATTAAATTATAGAAAATGAAGAAGGGAGTTTACTCTCAACATTTGTCAGCTGAAAAAATCTTAGGCAGCAGCTATCTTTATGAACTATTTGCAGACCAGAAACAAGAATGTTCTTATCTAATTACAGAAAAATTTATGCAACAAGTTCTGCTAGTTTTCAATATTCAAGATCTGTTGTAGATAAATACACTGGGAAATATATCCTGGACAATAGTATGTATCTTAAGTGTATGCATTTAAAGAATGTTCCAGAAAATTATTGAAGCTGTATCTTATCTTTCGGGTGTCAAGACCTATTTTCTGAAACAATGACTCACCagtcttttttcatttcataCAACCACTAGCGTTAAAATAGCACTAAGTTAAAatctgtcctttttctttttcctgtagtTACGCCAACAAAACTAATCATTTTAAGAAGTTAAATAGTTTAAAATGCCCTTTGCATACAGCTCATTTACAGAAAGTAGATGGCTATTTACTCACCTCCCACCAGATTTAAAATAGAACCATGGTAGGTAATCAATCAGGAGAAGAGCTGAAAgtcagaaagcagtgcccttttcTTTACTATAGAAGTCATAGGATTAAGCCTTGTATAATTTCCATAAGGCAAGGGTTTGGTAAACATATCTACCTTATTAGGGAGAttgtatctcaaaaaaaaaaaaaaaaagcatgtggtTCTTCAGGCAAGACAAGAGAAACTGCATGTTCCAAATGACAGTTCATAGAAATAAACCTATCTCTGGAAGTACAAGGTTTAGTGTTGCTACCTCAATCAAAAAGCAATGAGATGCAAGTCAAAAGCTCTGGGGGAAACAACCGAAATTCTTATAACCATATGGTCATATCACATGGCTCTTGTAAATAAGCATGTAGAGAATGGACACCTCTACTTAGAGCCAAGGGTACAGTTTGTgtcatataaaacaaagaaacataagCTTTCACACAGCACTAGGCAATAATTAAACTTTGCATAATAGTCTGCTTAATGAGGTGTATACCAGATGacaatggaaatgaaagcaatAAGAAGTTGATGCCATTAAAATGGTgcatgtttaaattattttcagtattttctaggATAAAAAAGACTATCTGCATCTAGAAATATACAGACTTTACATACATACTAAAGAAATTTTACTGTCAAATGAATTCTTTTCTGACAATCCAGAAGAGACCAGAATTCTGTTTATTTCAACTAATTGGCATGCCCTATCTCTTAGATTGATATGCATTTTCCATATGAAATCAACTTATTGGTTTAGATTCAGTTGGCACTGTCTCAAATAGATTCAGTTGTTTATACCTTGTTTATACCTTTTTTATACCTTGCTTTTATGTCATAAGACATTTCTAGATGTGGGTGTGTTCTTTTCTGAGAATACTGAAGCTATTTGAGATCAAAGACTAGGTATTTAAGTTTTTCTGATATCCCTTGTAATAAGGCTTGGTACACCCTGGCCACTTATAAATGCACTATCACAGCATATGCAGGGATGAAACAAGTATCCAGTCCTTTGGGTAGATCCTTGAGTTACTTTTCCAGGACAATAGATGTGAGCAGATCTATACATATTCTCTTGCCTGGTCCCTTCTGTGAGATAAATTTGACAGGCTATCAGCAGGGAAAAGACCCATAATCTACAAAATGGAACATAATCAACTGTTTCATTTGGATATGGAGCATATGGCTTGTGTCTCATTAACACCTGACAGAGAAGGACGCCATTACTAACTTCTTACGTTTTTGACTTATGTTTGTAAACAATGAGTTCACAAAAGCATAAATGCGTACCCAACTGAATTTATCTTGgaattttcaaatgtaaaagtCAAATCTTTTACCTATTCATTTCCTTGACCTATCAAACAAAAACAAGGTTGCCAAGGGAAGGAGCCACTCTGAATAGCAGTGCTGGGAAAAAAACAATAAGAGTAAGTTTCCAAAATGAGCAGGTTTTTTTGTGTTACTCTGAGCTTTGTCAGCACATCACATAAGCTCCAGGGGAAAAACTAGGATACCTGAAATAAAACTCCTGGTTTTGGAAATAGTTTAAAGGATACTGTTTCCACAGTCAACTTTATCTCCATTCCACATTATCAAGGGAAGCACAGCCTGACAGCTGGAAGCAGTAAGCACCTCTTACTGCTCAGTCATGTATCTCTACATTCACCAGCTTAGAAGAACCATAGTAGCAGCATGGGAGCTTTGATTTTTACAACATTAAAGAATAAATCAATTATATAATAGGAGTATCTGAATGGGCTATTTTCAATGTCTGAAAATCTTGTAAGATAGATGATGTCATTATTAAGTAGATATTATGCTCACAAAATTTATTGCCAGActtgaaagcacattctcaggTCTTATAAGCATTAGTTTAAAATCCCAAAATATCCTTTATGGGTGAATGGGACTCTATTTGACAGTAAGATAAAGATTAGAGAAGGTGACAAAATCACTTAACTCACAAATTTACATTCAATTTTGCTATTATGTTATTCCTGTAGTTATTCAACTGAACAGTTTGTATTCTTACTAAATTACATAATTTGCTT from Choloepus didactylus isolate mChoDid1 chromosome 2, mChoDid1.pri, whole genome shotgun sequence encodes the following:
- the LOC119528096 gene encoding LOW QUALITY PROTEIN: small integral membrane protein 30-like (The sequence of the model RefSeq protein was modified relative to this genomic sequence to represent the inferred CDS: substituted 2 bases at 2 genomic stop codons), which gives rise to PVSTKLLLVLIPLLLVLPVVEAVEAGDATAVLLGVVLSISGICAXLGVXAQKRNGQV